The Pongo abelii isolate AG06213 chromosome 20, NHGRI_mPonAbe1-v2.0_pri, whole genome shotgun sequence genome window below encodes:
- the LOC112131615 gene encoding ret finger protein-like 4A, which produces MAEHFKQIIRCPVCLKDLEEPVQLKCGYVCCLQCLNSLHKEPDGEGLLCGFCSVVSQKDDIKPHYKLRALVPIIKELEPKLKSSLTMNPRMRKFQVDMTLDVDTANNYLIISEDLRSFRSGDVNQNRKEQAERFDAVLCVLGAPRFTSGRHYWEVDVGTSQIWDVGVCKESVSRQGKIVLSSEHGFLTVGCREGKVFAASTMPMTPLWVSPQLHRVGIFLDVGMRSVSFYNVSDGCHMYTFRKIPVCEPWRPFFAHQRGTQDDQSILSICSVINPASASVPVSSGERQSTFEQNHL; this is translated from the exons ATGGCTGAACACTTCAAACAAATCATTAGATGTCCTGTCTGTCTAAAAGATCTTGAAGAACCCGTGCAACTGAAATGTGGGTATGTCTGCTGCCTCCAGTGCCTCAATTCACTCCACAAGGAGCCCGATGGGGAAGGTTTACTGTGCGGCTTCTGCTCTGTGGTCTCTCAGAAGGATGACATCAAGCCCCACTACAAGCTGAGGGCGCTGGTTCCCATCATCAAGGAACTAGAGCCCAAGCTGAAATCTAGTCTAACAATGAACCCAAGGATGAGGAAGTTTCAAG TGGATATGACCTTGGATGTGGACACAGCCAACAACTATCTCATCATTTCTGAAGACCTGAGGAGTTTCCGAAGTGGGGATGTCAACCAGAATAGGAAGGAGCAAGCTGAGAGGTTCGACGCTGTACTGTGCGTCCTGGGCGCCCCTCGCTTCACTTCCGGCCGCCATTACTGGGAGGTGGACGTGGGCACCAGCCAAATATGGGATGTGGGCGTGTGCAAGGAATCTGTGAGCCGACAGGGGAAGATTGTGCTTTCTTCAGAACACGGCTTCTTGACTGTGGGTTGCAGAGAAGGAAAGGTCTTTGCTGCCAGCACTATGCCTATGACTCCTCTCTGGGTGAGTCCCCAGTTGCACAGAGTGGGGATTTTCCTGGATGTAGGTATGAGGTCCGTTTCCTTTTACAATGTTAGTGATGGGTGCCATATGTACACATTCCGCAAAATTCCTGTTTGCGAGCCATGGCGTCCATTTTTTGCTCATCAACGTGGAACTCAAGATGATCAGAGCATCCTGAGTATCTGTTCTGTGATCAATCCAGCCAGTGCCAGTGTCCCAGTTTCTTCTGGGGAAAGGCAATCAACATTTGAACAGAATCATCTTTAG
- the LOC112130061 gene encoding ret finger protein-like 4A: protein MAEHFKQAIRCPVCLKDLEEPVQLQCGCVYCLPCLDSLQKEPDGEGLLCGFCSVVSQKDDIKPHYKLRALVPIIKELEPKLKSILTMNPRMRKFQVDMTLDVDTANNYLIISEDLRSVRCGDFSQTRKEQAERFDSSRCVLGAPRFNSGRHNWEVDVGTSKVWDVGICKESVNRQGKIALSSEDGFLTVGCRKGTVFAASTMPITALLVSPQFHRVGIFLDIGMRSISFYNVSDGCHIYTFSKIPVCEPWRPFFSLQRGTQDDESFLSICAVINPASASAPIYSGESK from the exons ATGGCTGAACACTTCAAACAAGCCATTAGATGTCCTGTCTGTCTAAAAGATCTTGAAGAACCCGTGCAACTGCAATGTGGATGTGTCTACTGCCTCCCATGCCTCGATTCACTCCAGAAGGAGCCCGATGGGGAAGGTTTACTGTGCGGCTTCTGCTCTGTGGTCTCTCAGAAGGATGACATCAAGCCCCACTACAAGCTGAGGGCTCTGGTTCCCATCATCAAGGAACTAGAGCCCAAGCTGAAATCTATTCTAACAATGAACCCAAGGATGAGGAAGTTTCAAG TGGATATGACCTTGGATGTGGACACAGCCAACAACTATCTCATCATTTCTGAAGACCTGAGGAGTGTCCGATGTGGGGATTTCAGCCAGACTAGGAAGGAGCAAGCTGAGAGGTTCGACTCCTCACGGTGCGTCCTGGGCGCCCCTCGCTTCAATTCCGGCCGCCATAACTGGGAGGTGGACGTGGGCACCAGCAAAGTATGGGATGTGGGCATTTGTAAGGAATCTGTGAACCGACAGGGGAAGATCGCACTTTCTTCAGAAGATGGCTTCTTGACTGTGGGTTGCAGAAAAGGAACGGTCTTTGCTGCCAGCACTATGCCTATAACTGCTCTCCTGGTGAGTCCCCAGTTTCACAGAGTGGGGATTTTCCTGGATATAGGTATGAGGTCCATTTCCTTTTACAATGTTAGTGATGGGTGCCATATCTACACATTCAGCAAAATTCCTGTTTGCGAGCCATGGcgtccatttttttctcttcaacgTGGAACTCAAGATGATGAGagcttcctgagtatctgtgCTGTGATAAATCCAGCCAGTGCCAGTGCCCCAATTTATTCTGGGGAAAGTAAATAA
- the LOC112130215 gene encoding ret finger protein-like 4A has translation MAKHFKQIIRCPVCLKDLEEPVQLKCGYVCCLQCLNSLQKEPDGEGLLCGFCSVVSQKDDIKPHYKLRALVPIIKELEPKLKSILTMNPRMRKFQVDMTLDVDTASNYLIISEDLRSLRSGDVNQNRKEQAERFDAALCVLGASRFTSGRHYWEVDVGTSQVWDVGVCKESVNRQGKIVLSSEHGFLTVGCRKGKIFAASTMPMTRLWVCSPLHRVGIFLDVGMRSVSFYNVSDGCHIYTFSKIPVCEPWRPFFAHKRGTEDDQSILSICSVINPASASAPVSFGESQSTFQQNHL, from the exons ATGGCTAAACACTTCAAACAAATCATTAGATGTCCTGTCTGTCTAAAAGACCTTGAAGAACCCGTGCAACTGAAATGTGGATATGTCTGCTGCCTCCAGTGCCTCAATTCACTCCAGAAGGAGCCCGATGGGGAAGGTTTACTGTGCGGCTTCTGCTCTGTGGTCTCTCAGAAGGATGACATCAAGCCCCACTACAAGCTGAGGGCGCTGGTTCCCATCATCAAGGAACTAGAGCCCAAGCTGAAATCTATTCTAACAATGAACCCAAGGATGAGGAAATTTCAAG TGGATATGACCTTGGATGTGGACACAGCCAGCAACTATCTCATCATTTCTGAAGACCTGAGGAGTTTACGAAGTGGGGATGTCAACCAGAATAGGAAGGAGCAAGCTGAGAGATTCGACGCTGCACTGTGCGTCCTGGGCGCCTCTCGCTTCACTTCCGGCCGCCATTACTGGGAGGTGGACGTGGGCACCAGCCAAGTATGGGATGTGGGCGTGTGCAAGGAATCTGTGAACCGACAGGGGAAGATTGTGCTTTCTTCAGAACACGGCTTCTTGACTGTGGGttgcagaaaaggaaagatctttgcTGCCAGCACTATGCCTATGACTCGTCTCTGGGTGTGTTCCCCGTTGCACAGAGTGGGGATTTTCCTGGATGTAGGTATGAGGTCCGTTTCCTTTTACAATGTTAGTGATGGGTGCCATATCTACACATTCAGCAAAATTCCTGTTTGCGAGCCATGGCGTCCATTTTTTGCTCATAAACGTGGAACTGAAGATGATCAGAGCATCCTGAGTATCTGTTCTGTGATCAATCCAGCCAGTGCCAGTGCCCCAGTTTCTTTTGGGGAAAGTCAATCAACATTTCAACAGAATCATCTTTAG